In Lachnospiraceae bacterium, one DNA window encodes the following:
- the atpC gene encoding ATP synthase F1 subunit epsilon → MTTFHLQIATMDGNVFDGQVQSVSCRTIHGDLAILARHMNYCTAIGMGTAHVVLEDGTDRKAACIGGMLTMMNGECRLIPTTWEWSEDIDVARAEKAKKLAEEKLNQSSMDDKEVKLAEAKLHRALVRIGTAQK, encoded by the coding sequence ATGACGACCTTCCATTTACAGATCGCGACCATGGACGGAAATGTATTTGACGGTCAGGTACAGAGCGTATCCTGCCGTACCATCCACGGAGACCTTGCCATTCTGGCCCGCCATATGAATTACTGTACGGCTATAGGAATGGGAACCGCTCATGTGGTATTAGAGGACGGAACTGATAGGAAAGCAGCCTGCATCGGCGGAATGCTGACCATGATGAACGGCGAATGCCGTCTGATCCCTACTACCTGGGAGTGGAGCGAAGATATTGATGTAGCCCGTGCCGAAAAGGCAAAAAAGCTGGCAGAAGAGAAACTGAACCAGTCTAGTATGGATGACAAAGAGGTAAAGCTGGCAGAAGCAAAGCTTCACCGTGCATTGGTCCGTATTGGAACAGCGCAGAAATAA